The following proteins are co-located in the Apis mellifera strain DH4 linkage group LG11, Amel_HAv3.1, whole genome shotgun sequence genome:
- the LOC725688 gene encoding lipopolysaccharide-induced tumor necrosis factor-alpha factor homolog isoform X2: MEKGIPSPPPPPGFIPPMPPPPYGESFPQPQPQPQQHVIVIGNTQFGSESQHLTCPYCHALINTRVETESNMKTHLFALLLCAFGFWCCVPCPYCIDSCLSKKHYCPACNAYLGEASN; encoded by the exons atggaaaaagggataccatcaccaccaccaccacctggTTTCATTCCACCCATGCCACCACCACCATATGGTGAATCTTTTCCACAACCACAACCGCAACCACAACAAC ATGTCATTGTCATAGGAAATACACAGTTTGGTTCAGAATCACAACATTTAACATGTCCATATTGTCATGCGCTGATTAATACAAGAGTTGAAACTGAATCAAACATGAAAACTCATTTATTTGCACTTCTTCTTTGCGCTTTTgg atTTTGGTGTTGTGTTCCTTGCCCTTATTGTATTGATAGTTGTTTATCTAAAAAACATTACTGTCCAGCTTGTAATGCATATTTAGGAGAAGCAAGCaactga
- the LOC409861 gene encoding nucleoside diphosphate kinase — protein sequence MVLCSTLVLLHLFSKLIMAENKERTFIMIKPDGVQRGLVGKIIQRFEEKGFKLVAMKMLWPTEELLKKHYSDLASRPFFPGLIKYMSSGPVVPMVWEGLNAVKTGRFMLGETNPKDSAPGTIRGDFCIQVGRNIIHGSDSVESANKEINLWFGEEKEVIDWTSWAEKWIYE from the exons ATGGTTTTGTGCTCTACATTAGTTttacttcatttattttctaagtTAATAATGGCAGAGAACAAAGAACGTACGTTTATTATGATTAAGCCTGATGGTGTCCAACGTGGActtgttggaaaaataattcagcGTTTTGAAGAAAAAGGTTTTAAACTTGTGGCAATGAAAATGTTATGG ccaactgaagaattattaaagaaacattATTCAGATTTGGCATCTAGACCATTTTTCCctggattaattaaatacatgagTTCAGGACCAGTTGTACCAATG gtaTGGGAAGGTTTAAATGCAGTAAAAACTGGTCGTTTCATGTTAGGAGAAACAAATCCAAAGGATTCTGCACCAGGAACAATTCGTGGTGATTTTTGTATTCAAGTTGGACGTAACATTATTCATGGATCTGATTCTGTTGAATCTGCTAATAAAGAGATCAATCTATGgtttggagaagaaaaagaagttatTGATTGGACATCTTGGGCAGAAAAAtggatatatgaataa
- the LOC725688 gene encoding lipopolysaccharide-induced tumor necrosis factor-alpha factor homolog isoform X1 produces the protein MEKGIPSPPPPPGFIPPMPPPPYGESFPQPQPQPQQQHVIVIGNTQFGSESQHLTCPYCHALINTRVETESNMKTHLFALLLCAFGFWCCVPCPYCIDSCLSKKHYCPACNAYLGEASN, from the exons atggaaaaagggataccatcaccaccaccaccacctggTTTCATTCCACCCATGCCACCACCACCATATGGTGAATCTTTTCCACAACCACAACCGCAACCACAACAACAAC ATGTCATTGTCATAGGAAATACACAGTTTGGTTCAGAATCACAACATTTAACATGTCCATATTGTCATGCGCTGATTAATACAAGAGTTGAAACTGAATCAAACATGAAAACTCATTTATTTGCACTTCTTCTTTGCGCTTTTgg atTTTGGTGTTGTGTTCCTTGCCCTTATTGTATTGATAGTTGTTTATCTAAAAAACATTACTGTCCAGCTTGTAATGCATATTTAGGAGAAGCAAGCaactga